A part of Anabas testudineus chromosome 9, fAnaTes1.2, whole genome shotgun sequence genomic DNA contains:
- the ewsr1b gene encoding EWS RNA-binding protein 1b isoform X1 has translation MASAPDYSSYNQTSAQQGYASYAAQPSQSYGTSAQQSYGQQNYGSYAQPAAADSSYTQTAPAAGGYPQQQQQQYGSSYGQPASAGYPAAQSTTHSYSQSAQSYGASGYDSTPAAAAPAASQSYSSQPGYTAQSAYPGYGQQAAPTAPQSYNASSQPASYNQNSYSQPAGYGQQQPGYQAQQPSYGQQQGYQQQTQQQQQAPPAYPPQAAGSYGQPPANQYGQQGGPPSYNQSNHYNNYRQDGQGGGSGYSGSEPSRYQGAGDNRGPGRDGFDRGGMMHRGRGGMGRGMGGAGDRGGFSKPGGPMGGDDREMGRPEEQDDSENSTIYITGLTEKANLEEMAEFFKHVGPIRMNRRLGQPAINIYTDKDTGKPKGDATLSYEEPVCAKAAVEHFDGKEFQGRRLKVSMARRKPMMGGMRGGMPMRDGMMGRGGMMGRGGDRGGFGPRGGPRGMGRGGPTGGNMQQRAGDWECPNPGCGNQNFAWRMECNQCKAPKPEGLGGGPPFPSGGDRGRGGMGMRGGRGMDRGGPAGVGGPGGPGGFRGGWGGDRGFRGRGGMDRGGFRGAGRGGPPMDRMGGRGGRGMGPPGGKMDMRDHRQERRDRPY, from the exons ATGGCGTCTGCTCCCG ATTACAGCTCCTACAACCAGACCAGTGCTCAGCAGGG GTATGCCTCTTATGCTGCCCAGCCCTCACAAAGTTATGGAACGTCTGCACAG CAGAGCTATGGCCAACAGAATTATGGATCATATGcccagcctgctgctgctgacagcagtTATACTCAGACGGCACCTGCAGCTGGAGGCTACcctcagcaacaacaacaacagtatgGGTCCTCCTATGGGCAGCCAGCCTCAG CTGGCTATCCTGCTGCCCAATCTACCACACATAGCTACTCACAGTCAGCCCAGAGTTATGGTGCCAGTGGTTATGACAGtacccctgctgctgctgctccagctgcttCCCAGTCTTACAGCTCTCAGCCAGGGTATACTGCCCAGTCTGCCTACCCTGGTTATGGCCAGCAGGCTGCTCCTACTGCACCACAGAG TTACAATGCTAGCAGCCAGCCGGCTAGTTACAACCAAAATAGCTACTCCCAGCCAGCAGGATATGGCCAGCAGCAGCCTGGTTACCAAGCCCAGCAGCCCAGTTATGGTCAGCAGCAGGGATACCAGCAGCAGacccaacagcagcaacaggctCCTCCTGCTTACCCTCCACAGGCTGCTGGTTCCTATGGGCAGCCTCCAGCAAATCAGTATGGCCAGCAAGGTGGACCACCCAGTTACAACCAATCCAACCATTACA aTAATTACAGACAGGATGGACAGGGAGGCGGTTCTGGTTACTCTGGTTCTGAGCCGTCAAGGTACCAAGGGGCAGGCGATAACAGGGGGCCTGGCAGGGATGGCTTTGATCGAGGTGGAATGATGCATCGTGGGCGCGGGGGCATGGGCCGTGGTATGGG CGGCGCTGGAGACAGAGGTGGCTTCAGTAAGCCTGGTG GACCTATGGGCGGTGATGATCGCGAGATGG gACGACCTGAGGAGCAGGATGACTCTGAGAACAGCACGATTTACATTACAGGTTTGACCGAGAAGGCTAACCTAGAGGAAATGGCTGAATTCTTTAAACATGTTGGCCCAATTAGG ATGAACCGCAGACTTGGCCAACCTGCCATTAACATATACACCGACAAGGACACAGGAAAGCCTAAGGGAGATGCAACTCTGTCCTATGAGGAGCCAGTCTGTGCCAAAGCAGCTGTGGAGCATTTTGATG GAAAGGAGTTCCAAGGCAGAAGGCTTAAGGTGTCCATGGCACGCCGAAAGCCCATGATGGGTGGAATGAGAGGTGGCATGCCAATGCGAGATGGCATGATGGGTCGTGGAG GTATGATGGGCCGTGGAGGAGACCGTGGTGGTTTCGGTCCACGGGGTGGTCCACGTGGTATGGGCAGAGGTGGACCCACAGGAGGCAACATGCAACAAAGAGCTGGGGACTGGGAATGTCCTAACCC GGGTTGTGGCAACCAGAACTTTGCCTGGAGGATGGAGTGTAATCAATGCAAAGCTCCCAAACCAGAAGGGTTAGGTGGTGGCCCTCCATTTCCCTCTGGAGGTGACCGTGGTAGGGGTGGAATGGGAATGCGTGGAGGCAGAGGTATGGACCGTGGTGGCCCAGCAGGAGTTGGAGGCCCAGGTGGCCCTGGAGGTTTCCGTGGAGGTTGGGGAGGCGACCGTGGATTCAGGGGACGTGGTGGAATGGATAGAGGAGGGTTCCGTGGGGCTGGGCGTGGAGGACCACCTATGGATCGAATGGGTGGCAGAGGTGGAAGAGGCATGGGTCCACCAGGTGGAAAGATGGATATGAG GGACCATCGCCAGGAGCGCAGAGACAGACCCTACTGA
- the ewsr1b gene encoding EWS RNA-binding protein 1b isoform X2: MASAPDYSSYNQTSAQQGYASYAAQPSQSYGTSAQSYGQQNYGSYAQPAAADSSYTQTAPAAGGYPQQQQQQYGSSYGQPASAGYPAAQSTTHSYSQSAQSYGASGYDSTPAAAAPAASQSYSSQPGYTAQSAYPGYGQQAAPTAPQSYNASSQPASYNQNSYSQPAGYGQQQPGYQAQQPSYGQQQGYQQQTQQQQQAPPAYPPQAAGSYGQPPANQYGQQGGPPSYNQSNHYNNYRQDGQGGGSGYSGSEPSRYQGAGDNRGPGRDGFDRGGMMHRGRGGMGRGMGGAGDRGGFSKPGGPMGGDDREMGRPEEQDDSENSTIYITGLTEKANLEEMAEFFKHVGPIRMNRRLGQPAINIYTDKDTGKPKGDATLSYEEPVCAKAAVEHFDGKEFQGRRLKVSMARRKPMMGGMRGGMPMRDGMMGRGGMMGRGGDRGGFGPRGGPRGMGRGGPTGGNMQQRAGDWECPNPGCGNQNFAWRMECNQCKAPKPEGLGGGPPFPSGGDRGRGGMGMRGGRGMDRGGPAGVGGPGGPGGFRGGWGGDRGFRGRGGMDRGGFRGAGRGGPPMDRMGGRGGRGMGPPGGKMDMRDHRQERRDRPY; encoded by the exons ATGGCGTCTGCTCCCG ATTACAGCTCCTACAACCAGACCAGTGCTCAGCAGGG GTATGCCTCTTATGCTGCCCAGCCCTCACAAAGTTATGGAACGTCTGCACAG AGCTATGGCCAACAGAATTATGGATCATATGcccagcctgctgctgctgacagcagtTATACTCAGACGGCACCTGCAGCTGGAGGCTACcctcagcaacaacaacaacagtatgGGTCCTCCTATGGGCAGCCAGCCTCAG CTGGCTATCCTGCTGCCCAATCTACCACACATAGCTACTCACAGTCAGCCCAGAGTTATGGTGCCAGTGGTTATGACAGtacccctgctgctgctgctccagctgcttCCCAGTCTTACAGCTCTCAGCCAGGGTATACTGCCCAGTCTGCCTACCCTGGTTATGGCCAGCAGGCTGCTCCTACTGCACCACAGAG TTACAATGCTAGCAGCCAGCCGGCTAGTTACAACCAAAATAGCTACTCCCAGCCAGCAGGATATGGCCAGCAGCAGCCTGGTTACCAAGCCCAGCAGCCCAGTTATGGTCAGCAGCAGGGATACCAGCAGCAGacccaacagcagcaacaggctCCTCCTGCTTACCCTCCACAGGCTGCTGGTTCCTATGGGCAGCCTCCAGCAAATCAGTATGGCCAGCAAGGTGGACCACCCAGTTACAACCAATCCAACCATTACA aTAATTACAGACAGGATGGACAGGGAGGCGGTTCTGGTTACTCTGGTTCTGAGCCGTCAAGGTACCAAGGGGCAGGCGATAACAGGGGGCCTGGCAGGGATGGCTTTGATCGAGGTGGAATGATGCATCGTGGGCGCGGGGGCATGGGCCGTGGTATGGG CGGCGCTGGAGACAGAGGTGGCTTCAGTAAGCCTGGTG GACCTATGGGCGGTGATGATCGCGAGATGG gACGACCTGAGGAGCAGGATGACTCTGAGAACAGCACGATTTACATTACAGGTTTGACCGAGAAGGCTAACCTAGAGGAAATGGCTGAATTCTTTAAACATGTTGGCCCAATTAGG ATGAACCGCAGACTTGGCCAACCTGCCATTAACATATACACCGACAAGGACACAGGAAAGCCTAAGGGAGATGCAACTCTGTCCTATGAGGAGCCAGTCTGTGCCAAAGCAGCTGTGGAGCATTTTGATG GAAAGGAGTTCCAAGGCAGAAGGCTTAAGGTGTCCATGGCACGCCGAAAGCCCATGATGGGTGGAATGAGAGGTGGCATGCCAATGCGAGATGGCATGATGGGTCGTGGAG GTATGATGGGCCGTGGAGGAGACCGTGGTGGTTTCGGTCCACGGGGTGGTCCACGTGGTATGGGCAGAGGTGGACCCACAGGAGGCAACATGCAACAAAGAGCTGGGGACTGGGAATGTCCTAACCC GGGTTGTGGCAACCAGAACTTTGCCTGGAGGATGGAGTGTAATCAATGCAAAGCTCCCAAACCAGAAGGGTTAGGTGGTGGCCCTCCATTTCCCTCTGGAGGTGACCGTGGTAGGGGTGGAATGGGAATGCGTGGAGGCAGAGGTATGGACCGTGGTGGCCCAGCAGGAGTTGGAGGCCCAGGTGGCCCTGGAGGTTTCCGTGGAGGTTGGGGAGGCGACCGTGGATTCAGGGGACGTGGTGGAATGGATAGAGGAGGGTTCCGTGGGGCTGGGCGTGGAGGACCACCTATGGATCGAATGGGTGGCAGAGGTGGAAGAGGCATGGGTCCACCAGGTGGAAAGATGGATATGAG GGACCATCGCCAGGAGCGCAGAGACAGACCCTACTGA
- the rhbdd3 gene encoding rhomboid domain-containing protein 3: protein MIGRILSVWFWFGSNRQGFFMGTSLLITLMLLMYAGGIQASLSLGPDGDFPKLKDVFLYALSHDELPSLLVSVVLLLLLGPCQERRWGTVAFLALSILTMTILPLLYTLVLFVGGSEASRICGYSAILLALFTTQCRQVTQRRLGRCLPVWFLPWLFLLIGLLLLPGTPALLHFCAICIGHNYHQSFIGMLQELEEVRVLELIPNWAYVPTSTRFRLPTYTTTRSHSQMMPVNQAAVLPLRDHPVSNHHSWIEPLPAWMMEESSAMSDTEVLDEQMLRAGILASLQDAPDDPDAKVEVPKSSVSSLRLQQLEKMGFPTEKAVVALAASKQLDGAISLLIDDSVGEQAVVVSKGKNPLPSPST, encoded by the exons ATGATTGGTCGTATATTGTcagtttggttttggtttggaTCAAATCGCCAAGGTTTCTTTATGGGAACATCTTTACTGATAACACTCATGCTGCTGATGTATGCTGGAGGAATCCAGGCAAGTCTCAGCTTAGGTCCAGATGGTGACTTCCCAAAGCTCAAAG ATGTGTTCCTGTATGCTCTCAGTCATGATGAGCTTCCATCTCTGCTGGTCAGTGTTGTTCTTCTGCTGTTGCTTGGACCATGTCAGGAACGACGCTGGGGAACAGTGGCCTTCCTCGCCCTCTCTATTCTCACAATGACCATATTACCTCTTCTTTACACCCTGGTCCTCTTTGTTGGTGGGAGTGAGGCCAGTCGCATCTGTGGTTACTCTGCCATCCTGTTGGCTCTGTTTACAACACAGTGTCGTCAGGTAACACAGAGGAGGCTGGGGAGGTGTTTGCCAGTCTGGTTTCTGCCCTGGCTTTTTTTGCTGATTGGTCTGTTGCTGCTGCCAGGGACCCCTGCCCTGCTTCACTTCTGTGCAATATGCATTGGACACAACT ATCATCAGTCATTCATTGGGATGTTacaagagctggaggaggtcaGAGTCTTGGAGCTAATTCCTAATTGGGCATATGTTCCCACTTCAACCAGGTTCAGATTGCCCACTTACACTACCACTAG ATCACATTCTCAAATGATGCCTGTAAATCAGGCAGCTGTTCTCCCACTGAGGGATCATCCTGTTTCGAACCACCATTCATGGATTGAGCCATTGCCTGCCTGGATGATGGAGGAGTCCTCTGCAATGTCTGACACAGAGGTTTTGGATGAGCAGATGTTAAGGGCCGGTATACTAGCCTCATTACAGGATGCTCCTGATGACCCTGATGCAAAAGTGGAGGTGCCCAAATCATCAGTTTCCTCTTTGCG ActccagcagctggagaagATGGGCTTCCCCACAGAAAAAGCTGTAGTGGCATTAGCAGCATCAAAACAGCTAGATGGCGCCATCTCCTTGCTTATTGATGACAGCGTTGGGGAACAAGCTGTAGTGGTATCTAAGGGAAAGAACCCTCTTCCCTCACCGAGCACCTAG